GAAAAAATTGGAACATATGCCATAAAATCGTTTGTTGCGGCAACCAAAGCTTTAAAAGAAGATTTAATAGATGTTTTGGTTACGGCGCCAATAAATAAATACAATATTCAGTCAGATGAATTTAAATTTCCCGGACATACAGATTATTTAGATCAGGAGCTCGAAGGAAATGCACTCATGATGATGGTTCAGGATAATTTAAGAGTAGGTCTGCTTACAGATCATGTTCCTTTAAGTGAAGTATCGTCGCATTTGACAGAAGAGTTAATTACAAGAAAAATCGAAACCATAAGGAAATCTTTAATTCAGGATTTTAGTATCGTGAAGCCAAAGATTGCCGTTTTAGGTTTAAATCCGCACTGCGGCGACGGAGGTGTGATTGGTAAAGAAGATGATTTGGTTTTAAAACCGGTTCTAAAAAAAATATTTGACAGCGGTACTATGGTTTTCGGACCTTTTTCTGCCGATGGTTTTTTTGGAAGCGGGCAGTACGAAAAATATGACGCAGTTGTGGCGGCATATCACGATCAGGGATTAATTCCGTTTAAAACCCTCTCTTTTGGTAAAGGAGTGAATTACACTGCGGGATTAAACAGAGTAAGAACTTCTCCTGATCACGGTACAGGTTATGATATCGCCGGAAAAGACATGGCAGACTTCAACTCGTTTAAGGAAGCCGTTTATCTTGCCCTGGATATTTTTCGCTCGCGTAATCAGTATGAGGAGATTAGCCAAAAACCTCTTAAAATAAAAGAAAAACAGATATAAACAAAAAAAGATAGATAAGATTATTAGATTTACAATAATTTTATATCTTTGCACCCCAATTCGAATATTGTAGTTTTGTATTCGAATTACACAAATTGATGTTGAAATGAGCAAAACAAAAGAATTTTTAATTCCTTTTATAGGATTAAAGCTGGGAAAACACCATTTTGAGTATCAAATAAATAACACGTTCTTTAAGGACTTTGAGTACGATGAGTTTCAGAGTTCAGATATTAAAGTGAATTTGCTTTTTGAAAAGAAGAGCAATATGTTAGAGTTAGAATTCAAACACAAAGGAACTGTAAATGTGCCTTGTGATTTAACCGGCGAAGATTTTGATTTACCAATTAAAGGTAAAATGAAGCTGATTGTTCGGTTTGGAGAAGAATTTAATGATGATAACGAAGAATTGTTGATTTTGCCGCATGGAGAACATGAATTAGATGTGTCACAATACATTTATGAAATGATTGTACTTTCGGTGCCCCCGAAAAGAATTCATCCGGGAGTTAAAGACGGAACATTACAAACCGAAGCTTTAACAAAACTGAATGAATTAAGCGTAAAAGAACAAAAGGAAGAGAGTAATAAAGAAGAAGATATTGACCCGCGTTGGGAAAAATTAAAGAAACTATTAACGGATAAATAATATAGTAAAATGGCACATCCTAAGAGAAAAACCTCGAAAACAAGAAGAGATAAGAGAAGAACACATTATAAAGCTACTGTAGCTCAAATCGCTACATGTCCTATTACAGGAGAGGCGCATTTATACCACAGAGCTTACTGGCACGAAGGTAAAATGTATTACAGAGGGCAAGTTGTTATCGATAAATCTGAAGCGGTTGCTTAATACGTTTTTGTAAATTATACCGGAACTCTCACATCGTGAGAGTTTTTTTTGTTGGTTATAATTTTCGATTTTTAAGAAAATATAGACAAATTCGCTTCGATTTTTTTTGTAATTTTCGAGTCTTTAAAAAAATTTTTCAAACACCAATGTTTGAAAGGAAATAATAGAATATAATGAGTACAATCACAGCCGCAATTACCGCTGTTGGAGCTTACGTTCCAGACTTTGTTCTTTCTAATAAGGTATTGGAAACAATGGTCGATACTAATGACGAATGGATTACCACTCGTACAGGTATTAAAGAAAGAAGAATTCTTAAAGATGCTGACAAAGGAACATCGTACCTTGCAATAAAAGCAGCACAGGATTTAATAGCAAAAGCTAACATTGATCCGTTAGAGATTGATATGATTATTATGGCAACTGCAACACCGGATATGCTGGTGGCTTCTACGGGAGTGTTTGTTGCAACAGAAATTGGAGCAACAAATGCATTTGCTTACGATTTACAGGCGGCCTGCTCAAGTTTTCTATACGGAATGTCAACTGCTGCGGCATATGTACAATCTGGAAGATACAAAAAAGTATTATTAATTGGTGCAGATAAAATGTCATCAATTGTAGATTATACAGACAGAGCAACCTGTATTATTTTTGGAGATGGTGCCGGAGCTGTATTATTCGAACCAAATTATGAAGGCCTTGGTTTACAAGACGAATATTTAAGAAGTGATGGTGTTGGACGCGATTTTCTTAAAATACCAGCCGGAGGATCTCTAATCCCGGCTTCTGAAGACACTGTTAAAAACAGACAGCACAATATCATGCAGGATGGTAAAACAGTATTTAAATATGCTGTTACTAATATGGCAGATGCCAGTGAACTAATTTTGCAAAGAAACAATTTAACTAATCAGGATGTTGATTGGTTAGTGCCGCATCAGGCAAACAAACGCATCATCGATGCTACTGCAGGAAGACTCGAACTTGAAGAGTCTAAAGTACTGGTAAATATCGAGAGATACGGTAATACAACTTCAGGAACATTACCTTTGGTACTTAGCGATTTTGAACATCAATTCAAAAAAGGAGATAATATTATTTTAGCAGCATTTGGAGGAGGATTCACTTGGGGATCTATTTACCTTAAATGGGCTTACGATAAAAAATAAATTAAAACTAAAAACGAATCATTATGGATTTAAAAGAAATTCAAAACCTAATCAAATTTGTAGCAAATTCGGGTGTTGCAGAGGTAAAGTTAGAAATGGATGATGTAAAAATCACGATCAGAACAACTTTAGAAGGAAATACAACAGAAACTACTTATGTACAGCAATTGCCGGCTCAGGCTGCCTTGCCACAAGTTACGGCTGCACAGCAGACAGCTCCGATTATTGTAAATACAGTTCCTGAAACTCAGGCTCCTGCTGCTGAAAATTCTAAATATGTTACTATTAAGTCTCCAATCATTGGAACATTCTATAGAAAACCATCTCCGGACAAACCTGTTTTTACAGAAGTAGGAAGCACAGTTTCTAAAGGTGACGTTCTATGTGTAATTGAAGCAATGAAATTATTCAACGAAATCGAATCAGAAGTTTCAGGTAAAATTGTAAAAATTCTTGTAGACGATATGTCTCCTGTAGAATTTGACCAGCCATTATTCTTAGTAGATCCATCATAAATAAATTTAGATTTTAGATTTTAGGTTTTAGATTGATTTGCATTATGAACTTTGTTAATCATCTAAAATTATCTAATTATCAAATTGTCTAATTATTTAATTAAAATAAGATGTTTAAAAAAATATTAATTGCGAATAGAGGAGAAATTGCACTACGTGTAATTCGTACATGTAAGGAAATGGGAATCAAAACTGTTGCAGTTTACTCTACAGCCGATGCAGAAAGTTTACATGTTAAATTTGCTGACGAAGCGGTTTGTATTGGTCCTCCTCCGAGTAACTTGTCGTATTTGAAAATGTCAAATATTATTGCCGCTGCAGAAATTACAAATGCAGATGCAATACACCCGGGATACGGTTTCCTTTCTGAGAATGCTAAATTCTCAAAAATTTGTCAGGAACACGGAATCAAATTTATTGGTGCCGCGCCTGAAATGATCGACAGAATGGGAGATAAAGCTTCTGCAAAAGCTACAATGAAAGCAGCAGGAGTACCATGCGTGCCAGGT
This portion of the Flavobacterium gelatinilyticum genome encodes:
- the pdxA gene encoding 4-hydroxythreonine-4-phosphate dehydrogenase PdxA, whose translation is MNKKAENIIVGISVGDLNGIGSEVILKTFEDSRMLELCTPVIFANAKILSFVKKSFTSTVQFHGVDKLDQIIPGKVNVFNLWREGVDINFGTNDEKIGTYAIKSFVAATKALKEDLIDVLVTAPINKYNIQSDEFKFPGHTDYLDQELEGNALMMMVQDNLRVGLLTDHVPLSEVSSHLTEELITRKIETIRKSLIQDFSIVKPKIAVLGLNPHCGDGGVIGKEDDLVLKPVLKKIFDSGTMVFGPFSADGFFGSGQYEKYDAVVAAYHDQGLIPFKTLSFGKGVNYTAGLNRVRTSPDHGTGYDIAGKDMADFNSFKEAVYLALDIFRSRNQYEEISQKPLKIKEKQI
- the rpmF gene encoding 50S ribosomal protein L32, producing MAHPKRKTSKTRRDKRRTHYKATVAQIATCPITGEAHLYHRAYWHEGKMYYRGQVVIDKSEAVA
- a CDS encoding YceD family protein, translated to MSKTKEFLIPFIGLKLGKHHFEYQINNTFFKDFEYDEFQSSDIKVNLLFEKKSNMLELEFKHKGTVNVPCDLTGEDFDLPIKGKMKLIVRFGEEFNDDNEELLILPHGEHELDVSQYIYEMIVLSVPPKRIHPGVKDGTLQTEALTKLNELSVKEQKEESNKEEDIDPRWEKLKKLLTDK
- a CDS encoding beta-ketoacyl-ACP synthase III; its protein translation is MSTITAAITAVGAYVPDFVLSNKVLETMVDTNDEWITTRTGIKERRILKDADKGTSYLAIKAAQDLIAKANIDPLEIDMIIMATATPDMLVASTGVFVATEIGATNAFAYDLQAACSSFLYGMSTAAAYVQSGRYKKVLLIGADKMSSIVDYTDRATCIIFGDGAGAVLFEPNYEGLGLQDEYLRSDGVGRDFLKIPAGGSLIPASEDTVKNRQHNIMQDGKTVFKYAVTNMADASELILQRNNLTNQDVDWLVPHQANKRIIDATAGRLELEESKVLVNIERYGNTTSGTLPLVLSDFEHQFKKGDNIILAAFGGGFTWGSIYLKWAYDKK
- the accB gene encoding acetyl-CoA carboxylase biotin carboxyl carrier protein, translating into MDLKEIQNLIKFVANSGVAEVKLEMDDVKITIRTTLEGNTTETTYVQQLPAQAALPQVTAAQQTAPIIVNTVPETQAPAAENSKYVTIKSPIIGTFYRKPSPDKPVFTEVGSTVSKGDVLCVIEAMKLFNEIESEVSGKIVKILVDDMSPVEFDQPLFLVDPS